A genomic region of Thiovulum sp. ES contains the following coding sequences:
- a CDS encoding YceI-like protein (PFAM: YceI-like domain): MKLLFLSLFTFSALFSLETEVFWTAFKTHKKIGVSGTFDTVKTVGNRLGNLSVEIATDSINSGHAGRDFTLVNAFWKIQKVDHILAKVLEVKNDKIYVEIEMNGIKQVVEMEKSEEGDEVVAKGVIELSDFDMMKSLHSVNSHCYILHDGKTWTDVSISFRVSKF; this comes from the coding sequence ATGAAACTATTATTTCTCTCACTCTTCACTTTTTCGGCACTTTTTTCACTAGAAACAGAAGTTTTCTGGACAGCATTTAAAACACATAAAAAAATTGGAGTTTCTGGAACTTTTGATACAGTTAAAACTGTTGGGAACAGACTCGGAAATTTAAGTGTGGAAATTGCAACAGATTCTATAAACTCTGGACATGCTGGTCGTGATTTCACACTTGTAAATGCTTTTTGGAAAATTCAAAAAGTGGATCACATCCTCGCAAAAGTTTTAGAAGTTAAAAACGACAAAATTTATGTTGAAATTGAGATGAATGGAATTAAGCAAGTTGTTGAGATGGAAAAATCAGAAGAGGGCGATGAGGTCGTCGCAAAGGGTGTAATTGAATTGTCTGACTTCGACATGATGAAATCTCTACATTCGGTAAATTCTCACTGCTATATTCTTCATGATGGAAAAACTTGGACTGATGTGAGTATCAGTTTCCGAGTTTCAAAATTCTAA
- a CDS encoding adenylosuccinate synthase (PFAM: Adenylosuccinate synthetase~TIGRFAM: adenylosuccinate synthase), whose protein sequence is MSNSKNLADLVVGIQWGDEGKGKIVDLFAQNYDIVVRYQGGHNAGHTIVVEGQKYALHLIPSGILNPKAVNVIGNGVVISPEALIKEMSQFQNLEGRLFISESAHMILEHHTLLDTAKEKLRGKNAIGTTGRGIGPSYSDKISRSGFRIGELRNVEKLTTNLIEYLKQNEPIFKSLEIEIDRDSLKTTLQDFADKLLPFIANTREYLWNAIENGKKVLLEGAQGTLLDIDHGTYPFVTSSSTISAGASIGTGLSPKDIGNIVGIVKAYTTRVGNGPFPTEDFGDDGEKLRQQGHEFGTTTGRSRRCGWFDAVAVKNACRLNGCTSLALMKLDVLDGFEKIKVCTGYEVNGEKIDYVPFDLEEAKPTYIEFDGWETVEGIEKFEDLPENAKTYISELEKLVETPFSLISTSPDRKDTIQK, encoded by the coding sequence ATGTCAAATAGTAAAAATTTAGCTGATTTAGTTGTTGGTATTCAATGGGGCGATGAAGGAAAAGGGAAAATAGTTGATCTATTCGCCCAAAATTACGACATTGTCGTTAGGTATCAAGGCGGACACAATGCAGGACACACAATTGTTGTTGAAGGACAAAAATATGCTCTCCACTTAATTCCATCAGGAATCCTAAATCCAAAAGCAGTGAATGTGATTGGAAATGGAGTTGTTATTAGTCCAGAAGCTCTAATTAAGGAGATGAGTCAATTCCAAAATTTAGAGGGACGACTTTTCATCAGCGAATCGGCTCACATGATTTTAGAACATCACACACTTCTTGACACAGCAAAAGAGAAGTTGCGAGGGAAAAATGCGATTGGAACAACTGGTCGAGGAATTGGACCTTCTTATTCTGACAAAATTTCAAGAAGCGGTTTCAGAATTGGTGAATTGAGAAATGTAGAAAAGCTAACTACGAACCTCATCGAGTATCTAAAACAGAATGAACCTATTTTTAAATCTCTCGAAATTGAAATTGATAGAGATTCTCTTAAAACAACTCTACAAGATTTTGCAGACAAACTCTTACCATTTATTGCAAATACTCGTGAATATCTTTGGAATGCAATTGAGAATGGCAAAAAAGTTCTACTTGAAGGTGCACAAGGAACACTTCTTGATATCGATCATGGAACTTACCCTTTTGTTACTTCATCTTCCACAATTTCGGCAGGTGCTTCAATTGGAACAGGATTGAGTCCAAAAGATATTGGAAATATTGTTGGAATTGTAAAAGCTTACACAACACGAGTAGGAAATGGACCATTCCCAACTGAAGATTTTGGCGATGATGGTGAAAAATTGAGACAGCAAGGTCATGAATTTGGAACAACAACAGGACGATCGCGAAGATGTGGTTGGTTCGATGCTGTTGCGGTAAAAAATGCTTGTCGATTAAATGGATGCACATCTCTCGCACTTATGAAACTTGATGTTCTTGATGGTTTTGAAAAAATTAAAGTTTGCACAGGTTATGAAGTGAATGGCGAAAAAATTGATTATGTTCCTTTTGATTTAGAGGAGGCGAAACCGACTTATATTGAATTTGATGGTTGGGAAACTGTTGAGGGAATTGAGAAATTTGAAGACTTACCAGAAAATGCAAAAACATATATTTCTGAGTTAGAAAAACTTGTTGAAACTCCATTTTCACTAATTTCGACAAGCCCAGATCGAAAAGACACAATTCAAAAATAA
- a CDS encoding aminopeptidase N (PFAM: Domain of unknown function (DUF3458); Peptidase family M1~TIGRFAM: aminopeptidase N, Escherichia coli type), with product MKNRLENFQEAPYKLDFVNLEFQLDFEKTVVSAEMNFSEIDGEIVLNWEKHGKILEFKIDDEVLQFSKKIEFEPHRTNLRVSVKAEIYPEKNTELSGLYKSGEILVTQNEAEGFRRIVPFPDRPDVMTKFTTKIVADKKEFPNLLSNGNLVESGDLENGKHFAIWRDPHKKPAYLFALVGGDLDLLKGEFVTKSGRKVELHFYTDPNRAKDAKFALDSLQKAMKWDEERFGLEYDLDIYQVVAVSSFNMGAMENKGLNIFNSAYLLSDSEKSTDGDYLNIESVIAHEYFHNWTGNRVTLRDWFQLTLKEGLTVFRDQLFSEDIRGFEVQRISDIARLHKFQFTEDSSPNSHPIQPTEYLEIDNFYTFTVYEKGAEVIRSLHKIIGESGFQRGMKLYFERHDGQAVRVEEFLNAMIDSNPEIDLSDFHLWYREKGTPKIEIYSLKGKIHIDRLSEHKAPIPIEISLNGKSETAILRSKSLEIELKEKAVPTFDTSSTPIISKFRDSEFHHFQLKHGKNISKYASKEEILVDALLNLQPTIARKKLENDEILGKYIENLLISTIYILKDILLEEKFESSFHAKMLAFPEIENIFSKLESINLEETYLIYEKIKESFYSAFSDEVENFLSAIPQTEQTNLSNEAIGNRALKCAIIEYLPKSRASEIYWNLQTMTEKMVAMKVANNSEIFADYLQKFSDDTDMISKYFRIVGGEIRENPIPKIEEILKSELFDYKVPNLVRGLLGSFGRNYKYLFTENGIKLFVRELQKVDGINPNVASRLCESFNIYPKLSSGKKELLKNEISDFLNSNTISKNSFEILSNIFKK from the coding sequence TTGAAAAATAGATTAGAGAATTTTCAAGAAGCTCCATATAAATTGGATTTTGTGAATTTGGAATTTCAATTAGATTTTGAAAAAACAGTAGTTTCAGCAGAAATGAATTTTTCAGAAATCGACGGCGAAATTGTTTTAAACTGGGAAAAGCACGGAAAAATTTTAGAATTTAAAATTGACGATGAGGTTTTGCAATTTAGCAAGAAAATTGAGTTTGAACCTCATCGAACAAATTTGAGAGTTTCCGTAAAAGCAGAAATATATCCAGAAAAAAATACAGAACTTTCTGGGCTTTACAAATCTGGAGAAATTCTTGTTACCCAAAATGAAGCGGAGGGATTTCGGAGAATAGTTCCATTTCCTGATCGCCCAGATGTGATGACAAAATTTACAACAAAAATTGTGGCAGACAAAAAAGAGTTTCCAAACTTACTTTCAAACGGCAATTTAGTTGAAAGTGGTGATTTGGAAAATGGAAAACATTTTGCAATTTGGAGAGACCCGCATAAAAAACCTGCCTATCTTTTTGCACTTGTTGGCGGAGATTTAGACCTTTTAAAAGGTGAGTTTGTTACAAAAAGTGGGCGAAAAGTTGAATTGCATTTTTACACTGATCCAAATCGAGCAAAAGATGCAAAATTTGCTCTCGATTCCTTGCAAAAAGCTATGAAATGGGACGAAGAGCGATTTGGACTCGAATATGATTTAGATATTTACCAAGTTGTCGCAGTGAGTTCTTTCAACATGGGAGCAATGGAAAATAAGGGCTTGAATATTTTCAATAGTGCCTATTTGCTTTCCGATTCTGAAAAATCGACCGATGGAGACTATTTGAATATTGAGTCGGTGATTGCCCACGAATATTTTCACAATTGGACGGGAAATCGTGTAACACTTCGGGATTGGTTTCAGCTAACTTTAAAAGAGGGATTGACAGTTTTTCGAGATCAGCTATTTTCTGAAGATATTCGAGGTTTTGAAGTTCAAAGAATTTCAGATATTGCTCGACTGCACAAATTCCAATTCACCGAAGATTCTTCGCCAAATTCACACCCAATTCAGCCGACTGAATATTTGGAAATTGATAATTTTTACACTTTTACAGTTTATGAAAAAGGTGCGGAAGTAATTCGGAGTCTGCACAAAATAATTGGGGAAAGTGGTTTTCAGCGGGGAATGAAACTATATTTTGAGCGACACGACGGTCAGGCTGTTCGAGTTGAAGAGTTTTTAAATGCGATGATTGATTCAAATCCAGAAATTGACTTGTCGGATTTCCATCTCTGGTATCGGGAAAAAGGAACTCCAAAAATTGAGATTTATTCGTTAAAAGGCAAAATTCATATTGACCGACTTTCTGAACACAAAGCCCCAATTCCGATTGAAATCTCTTTAAATGGAAAAAGTGAGACGGCAATTTTGAGAAGCAAAAGTTTAGAAATTGAGTTGAAAGAGAAAGCTGTCCCAACTTTTGACACCTCATCGACACCGATAATTTCAAAATTCCGAGATAGTGAATTTCACCATTTTCAACTAAAACACGGAAAAAACATCTCAAAATATGCGAGTAAAGAGGAAATTTTAGTTGATGCACTCTTAAATTTACAACCAACAATTGCACGAAAAAAATTGGAAAATGATGAAATTCTCGGAAAATATATTGAAAATCTTTTGATTTCTACAATTTATATTTTAAAAGATATTTTATTAGAAGAAAAATTTGAAAGCTCTTTTCATGCAAAAATGTTAGCTTTTCCTGAAATCGAAAATATTTTTTCAAAATTGGAATCGATAAATTTGGAAGAGACTTATCTTATTTATGAAAAAATAAAAGAATCATTCTACTCTGCTTTTAGCGATGAGGTCGAAAACTTTTTAAGTGCAATTCCACAAACTGAACAGACCAATTTAAGCAATGAAGCAATTGGAAATCGTGCTTTAAAATGTGCAATTATTGAGTATTTACCAAAAAGTCGTGCTTCTGAAATCTATTGGAATTTGCAAACAATGACTGAAAAAATGGTAGCGATGAAAGTTGCAAACAATTCGGAAATTTTTGCGGATTATCTCCAAAAATTCAGTGATGACACAGACATGATTTCAAAATATTTTAGAATAGTTGGTGGAGAAATTCGTGAAAATCCTATTCCAAAAATCGAAGAAATTTTAAAATCTGAACTTTTTGATTATAAAGTTCCAAATTTAGTTCGTGGTCTACTTGGTAGTTTTGGTCGAAATTACAAATATCTTTTTACTGAAAATGGAATCAAGCTTTTTGTTAGAGAACTACAAAAAGTTGATGGAATAAATCCAAATGTTGCATCGCGACTTTGCGAAAGTTTCAATATTTATCCAAAATTGAGTAGCGGAAAAAAGGAACTTTTGAAAAATGAAATTTCTGATTTTTTAAACAGCAACACAATTTCCAAAAACAGTTTCGAGATTTTAAGCAACATCTTTAAAAAATAG